The sequence GCGAAAAGCGGGTCGCCAACCTCTTCACGACCGTCGGCTTCACGCGCTCGAACGCTTGTTCGTCGATTGGCGGCGGCGGTGTCTGTGCGGAGCAGTCGCCCGCGGGGATCACGAAAAGCAGAAGCAGCACGAAGAGCGCCTTTCGACCATCAACTCCGAATTGCCTCACATTTGAGGTTAAGCGCTTCTGCATGATTCAATTGCTCATCATTTTATTTTGGCTCGATGCTTTCTTCATCCGCCGCCATTTCCCGAACCCGCTTCCGACCCTTGGTCGGGGTCACAACTCAAATGGTTCATACACGAACTCGGTCAGCATCCGGTTCGGGTCAGAGGCCGCCCTCGTTAGCCAAGATACCTTGATCACCCACCTCTCGGAAGCGGACGTAGCGGCGCCTTCGATCGGGATGTGCGCGGCAATGGAGCCACTGCGCGAATCGGCGACTTCAGGCTCGTGCTTGGGTCTCGTGTGGGGCAAACGAAAATCCTAAGGATGCCACGAGCGCAAAGTGATTTGTGAGCGGATTCATAAAGAAAAAGTGCTTGCTTGTCGGAGAAATGCCGCCTCGGTGTGAAGAAGCGGCGCTGCAGCAACTGCTGGCTTGCCTGCTCAGTGCGGCCGGCATGCAGACCTCATCGTTCGGCCGGAGCAAGCGGATGACGACTGGCATCCCGTCCCGCAGAAATTCGCTGCGAGCATAATTTGCTGCGTCGACCTGTGTTTTGGCACCGCGTTTGGTGGCGGCATCCGCACGCCATCTGTGGTGAAGCCGTGTTCTGCCGACCATCCGTTGATCTGGATCAAGCTCGCAGACCGGGGGCGGCCCTCGACTCCAGGGATGGCGTCACTCCACTGGATGCAGGCCTCACATCTTGAAAACGCTTCGTCACCTTTTCTCTAGCGACGATATCGTGCAACTCGCGATCAGGCTTGGACTGCTGGCGCTGCTGATCCTGTGGACCTTCTTCATCATCAAGCCGTTCGTGCCGATCCTGACCTGGAGCGCGGTGCTTGCCGTGGCATTCTATCCCGCCTTCACTTGGCTGGCCAAATGCCTAGGGGGTCGCCCGCGGACGGCGGCGATCATCCTGACCGTGATCATGCTCGGCATCGTCATCGGTCCCGCGGCCTGGCTTGGCATCAGCGCTGTCGAGGGGATCAAGGACATTGCAAGCCAGATCGGCACCGGCGACGTCGTGCTCCAAGCCGCGCCCGAGCAAATCAAGGGGTGGCCGTTGATCGGCCCGCACCTTTATGATCTCTGGAACCTCGCCTACACCAATGTCCGGGCCGTGCTGCGCGAGATCACGCCCTATCTGAAACCGATTGCAGGTGTCCTGTTGTCGCTCGCCGGCAGCGCGGGAGTCGGGACGCTGCAATTCCTGCTGTCGGTGCTGATGGCCGGCTTCCTGTTTCCCCATGGCCCTCGGCTTGCAGGCGCGATCCGTGGCTTCCTGTTCCGGATCGTGCCGGGCCAGAGCGAGCATTTCCTGGAGCTCTCCGGTGCGACTATCCGCGCGGTGTCGCAAGGCGTGATCGGGGTTGCGATCATCCAGGCGCTGTTGGCCGGCGTGGGCTTCAAGCTGGCCGCTATTCCGAGCGCGGGGCTGCTCGCGATCATCGTGATGTTGCTCTCGATCGTGCAGATCGGCGCGGCCGTCGTTTTCCTCCCCGTGGTGATCTGGGTTTGGATGAGCATGGATGTCATGCCGGCGCTGCTGTTCACCATCTTCTTCGCCATCGTCGGTCTGCTCGACAACATCCTGAAGCCGTTGGTGATGGGGCGCGGACTGACCACGCCGACGCTGGTCATCCTGGTCGGGGTGATCGGCGGAACCATCGCGCACGGGATCATCGGCCTCTTCATCGGGCCGATCATCCTCGCCGTTGCCTGGGAGCTCGTGGCGGCCTGGATCCGCATCGAGCGTGCAGTGGAGGTGCCACACGTCGTCGCCGACCGTTGACCTAAATCAACATTGCCGAGCGCCGGCCACCTACGGCAATTGGATCTGCCCGCAACAGAATTCCTACTATCCTAGTTGACGGGAGCGAGGTCGGTTATGGCCGGAACCAACAAGCTATCGGTCGAGAAAGCTCTCGACAAGCTGCGCCAGGATGATCAGCCCAAATCGAGCAGCGAACGACTGGACGAAAAGAGTGAAGACCTCGGTCGAGAGATCAAGCGAATGAGGGCTCAGCGATTGCGACTCGAACGCAAGTCGTCGAAGTAAAGCAGACGACCGGCAGCGGCCTGCGCAGGTGTGGCCAGGTTCGCCATGCCTGTCAGGCAGTGGGATCGAGCAGACAAAGGCTGGAGAAAGTCGATGTGGGTGCTGATGTATGTCTTTTCCTATTCCATCAGTCCCGCCGCGACGAACGACAAGGCCGAATGGCGGCTGCTTCCAACGGTCGTCTTCCAGGAGTTCTCCAATGAGGAGCGGTGCCGGAAAGCCAAAGTCACGCTTGAAGGAAGTTTGAGCGAGGCGGGAGCCAAGCTCAGAAGCGGGTTGGAAGATTTGAAGAGCCTCGGCAAAGCGGATCCGGCCCAGATCATTATCGCATACAACGTGGAATGCCTGCCTAAATAGACATATGCAGCGGGTTCGACCCGGTGCTCGAATGAGACAACCACGCTGGCCCACTCGCCTTATGGAGCGGAAGACACTCCGCATCACAATACATCAGAAGGTCTGCTTTGGGTCCACACGCAGTCCGGCGGCGCTTGCGTAAGGTCAGCTACGGCCACAAGCCGCCCTTCGCTTGGAGCAAACTAAACCCTATTCGATCACCTCGTCAGCGCGAAGTAGTAATGAGGTCGGCACGCTGAGGCCGAGCGCCTTGGCAGTTCTCATGTTGATCACCAACTCGTATTTGATCGGCAGTTCTACAGGTATATCGGCAGGTTTGGCGCCTTTGAATATCTTATCGACGTAGGCTCCTGCGCGGCGGAACAGTTCTGTCACATCGGGCCCGTAGACGATCAATCCGCCGATGGCGAATTGACGCCAGAGATGCAACGCCGGCAGTCGATGCTTCGCGGCGAGTTCGACAACTCGGGGGCCTTGGACAACGGTCAGGGCATCGCCCAAGACAATCAATGCCTCAGCACGCTGGTCGGCGGCCGAGGCGAAAGCAGTGTCGAGCTCCTCTGGAGTGGTCGCCTCGACAATCTGCAGAGCTATGCCCAAATTCCGCGCCGTGCGAGGTACCTCCTCGGCCAATACCAGCCTGTGCATTGGGTTACCGCGATTGACCAGGATCGCGATGTTCGATGCGCCAGGCACCAGCTCGCGGAGGATGTCTATCGATTTTGACAGCGCGACCCCCTGGGAGGTCGCAAGGCCCGTTATGTTGCCTCCTGGCCGCGACAGACTTCGCACCAGGCCAAGCCCCACCGGATCAAAAACAGCCACGAAGACTATCGGAATGGTCGCGGCCGCCGATTTCAGGGCTTCGGCTGCTCGAGGTCCCGCAGCGATCAGCACATCGGGCCGGAGAGCAATCAGCTCGTCAACCGAACTTGATAGTCGGTCCGGCGGTTGGGAAAACCGATACTCGACTGCCAGGTTTTCTCCATCGATCCATCCGTGCCTTCGCAGCCCATCGAACAGAGCCAGTTCGGCTTGATTGAGTGCCTTCCCGCTTCCATCACCTAAAGCAAGAAAGCCGAGCCGACGACGTTTCCCCTGGGCGCGCGAACAACGGAGCGAAATAAGCAGCGCTGCAGTGCCTGCTATGAACGTCCGCCGTTGCATTCGACCCTCATCACGGCGCGAGGACCAATGCGCATAGTATCACGTCTCGATAATCGCCGCCCTCTGTGCTGCATATGTTGCGGCGCGAAGCGGCTCGTGGCTCAGGACAAATATGGGCTACGGTGCGTGAGGCTCCGACGGCCAAGATGACGATGTCTGCTCCGCCACTGCCGCGCTACGCTGCCTGCCAAGAGCGTCGGGCTCCTTTTCTTCATAGCGGAACCACTGAAGAGCCAGGTCGATCCCTCCGCATAAGGGCTGATTGCGTCGCCCGGATGTCCGGCTATAATTGCGTCATTGATGTTGTCGTACTGCGCATGAACGGATTTGGGCATCTCGATCATCTGATTGACCGCATCTACGAGGCCGGGCTGATCACCTCATTGTGGCCCGAGATCCTCGGTGAAATCGGTCACGCTATTGGTGGGAATGGCGGCCTGCTCTTCGCCGTCCGCGACGGCTATGTCAGTGCGGTCAACTCCGTCAATCACAACGAGGCCATGCCTCTTTTCCTGAAGGAAGGATGGAGCGAGCGCGATCCGTTGCTGCCGCGTGCCGCCGCGCTCAACTACGCCGGCTTCCTCAACGATGGAGACCTCGTGTCGGAGGAGGAGATTGCGACCAACGACGTGTACTGCAATTTCTACCGCAAGCACGGGCTCGGTTACAGAGCGGGAACGATCATCCCGATACCGAGTGGCGATTCGATTGCGATCGTCATGCCACGCCACCAGGACAATGGACCGGTGCCGCGCGAAATCGTCTCGTTCCTGGATGACTTGAGGCCGCATCTGGCTCGGGCTTGCCTGACTGCAAACCGCCTGGGCTTCGAGCGTGCGCGCGCACAGGCCGATGCGCTGCAGGTGATCGGGCTGCCCGGAGCGATCTTGCGCGAAGGCGGCCGATTGCTCGCGGCAAACGGCCTGTTCGAATCGCTGATGCCGTCGATGTTCCACGACCGCGTCGAGCGTCTGACTTTGACTGATGCCACCGCGGACGGTCTGTTCGTCGCGGCGCTGGGCACTCCGTTCGTCGGCAATAGACGGACCGTCAAATCCGTTGCCATCGCAGCGGCGATGGATCGCGTCGCGATGGTCCTGCATGTCCTCCCGGTGCGCGGATCGGCCCGCGATGTCTTCACTCGCGCCACCTTCATGGTCGTCGTGACTCCGGTCGATCGCGGCGCGGTGCCGACTGCGGAAGTCCTGCAAGGGCTATTCGACCTGACGCCGGCCGAGGCCCAGGTCGCGCGCGGCGTCGCACGGGCAGAATCGCTGGATGCGCTCGCCGCAGCAATCGGCGTTACGCGAGAGACGGTGCGTACGCAGCTCAAAGCCGTGCTTTCGAAGACCGGTCTTTCGCGCCAGCAGGAACTCGTCAGCCTGCTCGCCGGGAAGGCCTTACACGGCGGCTGAGCTGTCGTCCGTCCGCAGGCCGCGGATCGGACTGGGATCATCGACCTCGCGTTTTCGACCGGACTGCCCAGACAGTGCAAGCCGCTCATCACCCAAATGGGTGAAGACACAAGTCGGCCCTCCGAGTTCAAGTCCGGAGTTGGATGTTTGACGAGAAGCGGCGGCGAATGGTCAGACCGGAATTTCCGATATTCGAAGTGAACCTGGTGCAACGCAGGCGAAGGAAATGGACCTGGAGCATCTGCACCAGCGACGGCGCGGTCGTCGTGCAGGGCCGGGAAGCAAGTCGGCCTGCCGCAAAGTATCGAGCTGACCGAGCGCTGTTCATGCTGCTGCTGACCGCGCCCTATCGGTCGCGACTTCCCGTATAGGAAGGCTCTCCCGGGCAAAGCAGGCTCTGGTGCGCAGAGCGGAGTGTCCCCCGCCCTGCAAATGTCGGCCGCATCAGAACCGATAGTTGATACCGCCCTTGGCCGTATGAAGCTGAACCTCGGTGTCCGTGAAGGACGCTCCAGGGAATGCAAGAGCATTATTGTTCGACTTTCCGAGACCGATGTAGACGTATTCGGCCTTGAACGTCCAGCGCGGGTCAAAAGCCCATTCAATGCCGCCGCTCGCGGAGAAACCCACCTGGACCTCCGAGGACGACGCGCTGCGCGTCAAGGCACCCAAGGGCTGTCAAACGCCGCTTCTGCCCGCAAAACATGTATGGCGCGACACAGCCAAGATTATCGCGACGCTGTGAAGCTCATGCGGCCGCCCGCATCACGCGCCCGGGTCGCCTGCGTTGGCGTAGAACAGTTGCTCGCCGTTGATCTTGTAGTCGGTGATGGCTTTCTGTCCTTCCGGCGAAACAAGCCAATCAATGAACTGCTGGCCAAGCTCCTGCTTCACGTTCGGGTGCTTCTGCGGGTTCACAAGGATGACGCCGTATTGGTTGAACAGCCGCTTGTCCCCTTCAACGACGATCGCAAGCGGGCCACGGTTCTTGAATGAAAGCCACGTGCCGCGGTCGGCGAGCACATAGGCATTGGCCGCCGAGGCGGCGTTGAGCGCAGCGCCCATTCCCTGCCCGATCTCCTTGTACCAGGCGCTCTTGTCCTTCGCGATGTCGATGCCGGCAGCATTCCAGAGATTGAGCTCCGCTTGATGCGTACCCGATTTGTCGCCTCTCGAGATGAATGCGACGCCCTTCTCCTTGATCGCCTTCAGGGCCGCCACGATATCCTTCGTGCCTTTGACGCCCGCCGGGTCGCTCTCGGGTCCGATCAGGACGAAATCGTTGTACATCACCGGGTAGCGCTTCACGCCGGCCCCTTCGGCCACGAACTTTTCCTCGGCCGGCTTGGCATGGACGAATACGACATCGGCATCACCGCGGCGGCCGGTATCGAGCGCCTGTCCCGTTCCCTGAGCGACCACCCTCACGGCAATCCCGGTCTTGTCCTTGAACAGCGGCAGGATGTGGCCGAATAGGCCGGAGTCCTGGGTCGATGTCGTCGAGGCGACCACGATCGACTTTTCCTGCGCAAAGGCGGGGCCGCCCAGCACAACACAGGCGGCGATCGCAATGAGGTGGCGGCGGCTCAGCATTTCCATTTCTCCGTCTCGATCAGATGACTAGTTCTCCGGCGACGAACTTCCTCGCCTCGGCCGTTTCAGGCGCGGTGAAGAAAGACGACGCAGCGGCCGTTTCGATAACGCGGCCGCGATGAAGCATGACGATGTCACCAGCCAGCCGGCGGGCTTCGCCGATATCATGGGTCGACATGACCACTTTGATCCCGCGTTCGCTGACGGCGCGGATCACATCCTCGACGGCTTTGGTCGCAGCCGGATCGAGGCTCGCAGTGGGCTCGTCGAGGAATAGGACGGCGGGATCACGGACGAGCGCGCGCGCCAGCGCGAGCCGCTGCTGTTCACCACCGGACAACCGGCGGGCAGGACGGTCGGCAACGTGGTCGAGCCCGACGAGCCCGAGAACCTCGCTGGCGCGTCGCTTCCATTCTGCGCGCGGCAGGCCCGCAACGCGCAAGGCGTAACGGATATTGCCGCTCGCACTCCGCCTGAGCATGACCGGGCGCTGGAACACGATGGCACGCCGCAACGGTGCAACATCGATCCGGCCACCCCAGGTGATGCGCCCGCGTGTCGGCGACACCAACCCCATGGCCGCGCGCAGCAGCGTCGTCTTTCCGGCGCCGTTCGGGCCGACGAGGACGGTCGGCGCGCCCGCGGTCAGATTCAGGTCGATGCCGTCCAGGATGGTCAATGGACCAACCGAGAAGGTCACGTTCTCGAATCGAATCGGAAGCTCGGTGGACGGCGCACGCATGCCTATCCCGCCCATCGCTCGCTCGCGCGCCGTGCCGTCCACGCGAGAATGTTGACGGCGAGCACGATCGTGATCAGCACGATGCCGAGGCCGACAGCGAGAGGCAGATCGCCTTTCGAGGTCTCCAGCGCGATGGCGGTCGTCATCGTGCGGGTGAACCCGTCGATGTTGCCGCCGACGATCATGATGGCGCCGACCTCCGCCGCAGCCCGGCCGAACCCGGCGAGCAGCGCGGTGATGAGGCTGAAGCGCGCGTCCCAAACCAGCGTCGCCACCCGGCCCACCGGACCGACGTTCATGGCCGTCAACTCGTCCCGGTATTCGCTCCACAGATCCTCGATCGTTTGCCGCGTCAGCGCGGCAATGATCGGTGCGACCAATATCGTTTGCGCGACGACCATGGCTGCGGGGGTGAACAACAGACCCCATGACCCCAGCGGCCCCGAACGCGAGAGCGCGAGAAAAACACCGAGCCCAACTACCACGGGCGGCAGCCCCATCAGCGCGTTGAGGATGACAATGGTGGCCTGCCGGCCGGGGAACCGGGTGAGCGCGAGAAGTGCCCCAAAGGGCACGCCGAGGATGGCTGCAAGTGCAACGGCGGACAGGCTGACCGCCAGCGAGAGCCGCACGATCGCGAACAGCGCGGGATCTCCGGCAAGCACAAGGTCGAGGGCGGACGCGTTCTCGGGCATATGCAATATTGCGCCGATTGTTCCGATATGGTCAAATTCGGAATAGTTTCATGAATCTGCAGGTGCATTCCGGATGCGTGAGCTACTCACGACTGAGGAGGCCGCTGAATTCCTCCGCCTTTCGGAGCGCAAGCTCTACGAGCTGGTGGCGAAGAACGCCGTGCCCTGCACCAAAGTGACCGGCAAATGGCTGTTCCCGCGCGCCGCGCTCAACCGATGGCTGACGGCCGGGATGTCTCCTACGGCGATATCGCGGGAGCCGGCGCCGCCGATCGTCGGCGGCAGTCATGACCCGCTGCTGGAATGGGCGCTTCGGGAAAGCGGCTGCGGATTGGCGAGCCTTCCGGAAGGCAGCGGAGAAGGGATACGGCGGCTGACCGGCGGCGAGATCATGATGGCCGCGATCCACCTTCACGCCCTCGACGAGGACGGCGAGCAAACCAATGTTGCCCGGATCGCCGATACCCAAGACCTGAGCGACGCGGTCGTCATCGCTTTTGCCCGGCGAGAGCAAGGCTTGGTCGTCGCACCGGGCAATCCGCTGAAGCTTGGCGATCTTGCCTCCGTCGCAAAGTCCAGAGCGCGCCTGGCGCAGCGGCCGCGCGGCGCCGGCGCGCAGCTTCTCATGATGACCTTGCTCGCACGCGAGGGCGTCGCCATCGGTGAGCTCGCGCTGCAGCAGCCCGTTTGCGCAACCGGCGATGAAATCGGTCACGCCGTGCGCGCGGGAAAAGCCGATTGCGGAATTGCGACCCGATCCGTTGCGCGCACGGCGGGGCTCGATTTCGTGCCGCTGACGTGGGAGCGCTTCGATCTTGCCCTGCGGCAGCACGATTATTTCCTGCCGCAGCCGCAGAAACTGTTCGGCTTCTTTCGTTCAGCTCCGTTCACGGAAAGGGCGAAAGAGCTGGGGGGCTACGACATCACCGATATCGGCAGTGTCCGGCTGGTGAATTGAGCTCCCGAACTCTCGTGGCCGGATCGCGGCGCTTCACCGCCCGAGCGTCAGCAGCGGCTTGCCCTTCTCGACGATGTAGGTCGCGAGCTCCGCCGCGTTGCCGGTGCCGACGTTCCTCACCGCGTGGTGGGTCCCAAGCGGAATGAGCAGCACGTCGCCGGCCCTGAGCACCACCGGCGCTCTGCCGTCGAGCCGATATTCGAGCTCGCCTTCGATGAGATAGACGAGCTCTTCGCCGGGATGGCTGTGCCTGGCAGCGTCCACGCCGGGAGGGAAGTCCACGCGCACCTGGATGACCTCACGTCCGGGGATGCTCAGATTCTCCCTCATGAGATGAGTGCGCTTGATGTCTCCAAGCGAGGGTTCGGCGGCCTGGGCGCCGAGCGGAGCCCAGAGGGCCGCGGCGATCAGCGCCGCGGCCGCGAATCTCGGATGCGATTTCATGGCAGGTGCCTTTCGTTGCAAGAACTGGGTCATCACGCGGCAATCGCCGGAGGTGTCGCGCGGAAACTGATGGCCATGCGGTTGTAGGCGTTCATCAGGCTAATCGCGATGGTGAGGTCCACGAGCTCGCGCTCGTCGAAGACGGCGCGCGCGGCCTGGTAGGCCTCCTCGGGCACGTTGGTCTCCGCAACGCGCGTGACCGTCTCGGTCCATGCAAGGGCAGCGCGTTCGCGCTCATCGAAGAGAGCGCCAGCCTCACGCCATGCCTGAAGCAGTGCGAGCTTCTCGATGCCGACGCCCTTCTTGAGCAGGTCGCGCGTATGCGTGTCGAGGCAGTAGGCGCAATTGTTGATCTGCGAGATTCGTAAGTAGACCAGCTCGACCAGCGTTGCCGGCAGCTTGCTCTGCGTGACGTAGCCATAGACGCCGCCCAGCGCTTTCACGCCTGCCGGCGCGATCTGGTTGTAGTCGAGACGCTTGCTCATTGTCGTGCTCCATGATGCGTTGTTGAATGACCGGATTTTCGATCCGGGTGCTCATTTGCGAATGATCGACTTCAGCGAGTCGACGAAGACCCAGAACGAGGCGGCGAACAGGCCGACGTCTTTCAGGAGGAATTGCCCAGGCGCCACGGTGATCGCGGGCAAGCCGAGCTCCGGCACCACGACGCCCGGCGTCGAGACCATGAAGCTGACGGTGGTGACGAACAGTCCGGCCGAAAGAAAACCGCCGGCAACGGAGAAGAACGGGCTCACCAGCCGCAGCGCGATCAAAAGGCCGATGCTCAGTTCGACGAAGCCGAGGAAGGTGGAGAAGCCGCGCACCGAGAACACGGCGTAGAACCAGCTCAGCAACGGGCTGTTCTCCACCAGCGGCACCAGCCCCTGGGCTTCGTAGTCGGTGAACTTCATGCCGCCGAACCAGACGTAGATAATCGCAAGCGACACATAGAGGCCGATGCGGCTGACCGGCTCGGCGTAGACGATCAGGCGTTCGGCCTGGTCGCGCCAGCGGATGGTGAAGCCCAGCGTGATGGGCGAGATCGGCAGCTCAGTTATGATGCGTGACATCGTTATCTCCATTCTTTGTGTGGGGGGCTTACGCGTTGACCGGCGTGTGCAGATTGTAGCGAGGGGCGGGAATGGCGCTGGACAGCTTGTCCGTCATGGCAAGGCGCGCCGTCTCGTAGCGGTCCCATTCCGACTTTTCCGCCAGCGAGGGGATCGTCACGGTCTCACCGAGGTCGAGGCCGGCGAGCGCCGCATCGACCATGTCATCGGCCGACATCACGATGGCTGCCGGCAATTGGTGAACCGGGGTGCCGGCGACGTCCCAGAACTCGGTCGCAGTGGCACCCGGCAGCACCGCCTGCACACGCACGCCCTTGCCGGCGAGCTCGTGAACGAGCGACTGGCTGAAGGCGAGCACGAAGGCTTTGGTGCCGCCATAGACGCCGTTCAGCACCTCCGGCGCGATCGCGACGATGGACGCGATGTTGATGATGGTGCCGTGGCCGCGCGCGACAAATCGGGGGGCCGCTGCGTAGGTCAGCCGCGTCAACGCGCCGACGTTGAGGTGGATCATGTCCGACATCTTCTCGACGTCGGACGCCACGAGCGGAGCGGCGGAGCCGACACCGGCGTTGTTCACCAGCATCGAGATGCCGGCATTGTCTTTCAGGATCTGCTCGACGCGCTGCAGGTCGGCGGTCGACGTGAGGTCGGCCTCGACCGTCTCCACCTGGCGTCCGGTCTCGTTGGCGAGCCGGCGCGCCAGCGATGCGAGGCGCTGTCGGTTGCGCGCGACAAGAATGAGATCGTAGCCGCGCTTGGCGAGGCGATCGGCATAGATGGCGCCGATGCCGGTCGATGCGCCCGTGATGAGGGCCGTGCCTTGGGTCTGGGTCATGTCCGTCTCCGTTGATTGGCTGCCGTTGTGACGACCGGGAGATGAATAGACCCTTCCGAAATCGTCGGGTATCTGGCAAAATCGAGATGCATCCTTCCAAAAAATGGAAGTAACGAATGGATCGTCTCGAGGGCATGTCGATCGTGCTGGCCGTCGCGGAGGCCGGAAGCCTGTCGGCGGCGGCCCGGCGTCACAAAATGCCGCTGGCCACGGTGAGCCGGAAAGTCTCCGAGCTGGAGGCGCATCTGCGCACCAAGCTGTTTAGCCGGTCGAGCCGCGTGCTGGTCCCTACCGATGCGGGGCGCTCCTACATCGCTGCGGCCAAGCGGATCCTTGCCGATGTCAGCGAGGCCGAACGCGTCGCGTCCGGCGAGTACACGACGCCCCGCGGAGATTTGAGCGTCACGACCTTGGTCGCGCTCGGCCGCCTCTGCCTGCAGCCGATCCTGGCGGAATTCCTGGCGGCATTCCCCGAAGTGGATGTTCAGCTCAACCTGCAGGATCGCACAATCAATCTCCTGGACGAGCATATCGACGTCGCGCTTCGCGTCGGCGATCTCGCCGACAGCAGCCTGATCGCCGTGCGCATCGGGGAAATCCATCGCGTGGCCTGTGCCAGCCCGGCCTATCTGAAAGCGCGCGGGACGCCGAAGGCGCCCGACGATCTCTCCGTGCACGACTGTGTGAGCTATCCGCCGATGCAGTCGCCGACGACGTGGCGGTTCAGGCGCGAGGGGACCGAATATGCGGTGCCGGTACGCTCACGCTTCGTCGCGAGCAGTCTCGAATCCGCCGCCGATGCCGCGCGCGCAGGCATAGGGATCACCGTCGCATTCTCGTATCTGGTCGCCGATTCCGTGAAATCCGGTGAGCTGATCCCGCTCCTGCAGGACTTTCAGCCGCCGCCGCAACCCGTCAG comes from Bradyrhizobium sp. CCGE-LA001 and encodes:
- a CDS encoding LysR family transcriptional regulator, which encodes MDRLEGMSIVLAVAEAGSLSAAARRHKMPLATVSRKVSELEAHLRTKLFSRSSRVLVPTDAGRSYIAAAKRILADVSEAERVASGEYTTPRGDLSVTTLVALGRLCLQPILAEFLAAFPEVDVQLNLQDRTINLLDEHIDVALRVGDLADSSLIAVRIGEIHRVACASPAYLKARGTPKAPDDLSVHDCVSYPPMQSPTTWRFRREGTEYAVPVRSRFVASSLESAADAARAGIGITVAFSYLVADSVKSGELIPLLQDFQPPPQPVSFVYSPNRFMPAKLRAFLDFASPRIKARLSDIPKELLPRRTRQ
- a CDS encoding SDR family NAD(P)-dependent oxidoreductase, whose translation is MTQTQGTALITGASTGIGAIYADRLAKRGYDLILVARNRQRLASLARRLANETGRQVETVEADLTSTADLQRVEQILKDNAGISMLVNNAGVGSAAPLVASDVEKMSDMIHLNVGALTRLTYAAAPRFVARGHGTIINIASIVAIAPEVLNGVYGGTKAFVLAFSQSLVHELAGKGVRVQAVLPGATATEFWDVAGTPVHQLPAAIVMSADDMVDAALAGLDLGETVTIPSLAEKSEWDRYETARLAMTDKLSSAIPAPRYNLHTPVNA